Below is a window of Candidatus Methylomirabilota bacterium DNA.
GGCTCTCGTGCTGGGGTTGCTCATGCATTTCGTCTGGTTGGAATTCTTTCTTTGGGGAAAAAGGTGTCAGGAACCTTTTTTTTGACTAACTATACTTAGCGAAACATAAGCGGTCTGGATAAAACCGTGAGAGTTCTACTCACCAACACCGGCCCGTGGGGGACCGGTAGCGGAATGGTGGCCGAAGGTGTGCTCGAGGCACTCCGGCAAAGGGGCCACCAGGCGATCCTGTTCTTCCCCGATGCGCAGATCGACACCCCGGAAAAGCACCATTACTACTCCCAACCGGACCTCTACCGCATCTGGCGTTTTCCGGTCGAGCGCGAAGGACGTGTCCTGCCTACCTTTCCATTGATGATCCCCGACCCGAACCCGCGAAGCGGGCCGGAGGCGTGGACCTTCCGTGACCTCTCGGACGAACTGTTGGAGTTCTACTTCCAGGAGGCGCGGCGGGAACTCCAGGAAGTGATCGACGGGTTCCGTCCGGATGTCGTCGAGTGCCAGCACATCTGGACGATCCCCTACCTGATCAGCGAACTCGGGCTGCCCTACGTGGTAACCGCCCACCACAGTGACCAGATGGGCTACCGGTACGACCGGCGAATGCAAGCCTACGCCAACCGGGCAGCCGCAGGAGCCCGTTGGATTTTTGCCGTCTCAGAATTTTCCCAGCGCGAGGTGCTGGACCTCTACCCGGGCATCCAGCCCGAGAAGGTCGTGGTACTTGAAAACGGCTACAACCAGCGCATTTTCCGCCGCCGGCGTGTCAGCCGGGCCCACACGTTGCGGGCACTCGGCATCGGGGACATTCCCAGGCTACCCATCATCACCTTTTCCGGGAAGATCTCGCACACCAAAGGGGTGGACATCCTACTGCGGGCAAACCGGCTCGTGCAACGGGGCCAGAAGGCCCTGCTGGTGATTGCCGGCACCGGCCAGCTGGAGAGAGAGTTCAGCGCCGAGGAGCGGGGCGACTTCCACCTGGAAAATGTGTGGTTCGTGGGCCATCAGCCGCAGTCGGTGGTGGCCCAGCTCCACAATCTGGCCACGGTGAGCGTGATCCCTTCGCGCGAGGAAGGTTTTGGCCTCGCCGCGCTGGAGGCGATGGGCTGCGCGACCCCGGTGGTGTCAACACGCTGCGGAGGTCCGGAGATGTTCGTGGTTGGAGCTACCGTGCCGGTCGGAAGCGTGGAAGAACTGGCCGCCGCTTTACTCGAGTTGCTCACTCTGGAGGCGGGCGCCGCCCGGGACCTGCGCCAAGCGGCCCTCGAGAAGGCACAATGCTACTCCTGGGAGCGGCTCGTCGAGCGGCGGCTGCATAACTACCGCCAGATGCTCAACCCGGCCGCCGCGGATGTTTCCGGGGACAGTATATAGGGGATGGGCCACCCCCATCCAGTCCTGCCTCAGTCCCTCTTGATCCCTTCGCCCCACTTCAGTATGCTGCTGCTGAGGATCGAGTCAGGATCCTGGCCAAAGAGGTCCTCACCGGAAGAGACCAGCACATAAGGGTGTTTACCTATGAAAAGGATTAAAGATGTATTTGACCATCAAGAGAAAACGTATTCGTTCGAACTCTTTCCGCCGAAAACTGACAAAGGGTATGAGAATTTACTGAAGACTATCGCACAGCTCTGTGAACTGAGCCCTGATTACATCTCTTGCACGTATGGTGCCGGTGGAGGGAATCGGGAAAAAACCTTTGATGTCGTCCAACACATCGAAGAACAACATCACGTTATTGGCATGGCGCATCTCACCTGTGTTTTAAATACCAAAGATGATATCAAGACTATCGTGGAAGACATTAAATCTCGGGGAATAAGAAATATTTTGGCCCTTCGCGGTGATCCACCCCAGGATCAACCTGACTGGCAACCCACGGATGACAATTACAAATACAGTAGTGAGCTCGCTGCGTTTATACGTGCTAATTTCGGTGATTA
It encodes the following:
- a CDS encoding glycosyltransferase family 4 protein gives rise to the protein MRVLLTNTGPWGTGSGMVAEGVLEALRQRGHQAILFFPDAQIDTPEKHHYYSQPDLYRIWRFPVEREGRVLPTFPLMIPDPNPRSGPEAWTFRDLSDELLEFYFQEARRELQEVIDGFRPDVVECQHIWTIPYLISELGLPYVVTAHHSDQMGYRYDRRMQAYANRAAAGARWIFAVSEFSQREVLDLYPGIQPEKVVVLENGYNQRIFRRRRVSRAHTLRALGIGDIPRLPIITFSGKISHTKGVDILLRANRLVQRGQKALLVIAGTGQLEREFSAEERGDFHLENVWFVGHQPQSVVAQLHNLATVSVIPSREEGFGLAALEAMGCATPVVSTRCGGPEMFVVGATVPVGSVEELAAALLELLTLEAGAARDLRQAALEKAQCYSWERLVERRLHNYRQMLNPAAADVSGDSI